One genomic region from Nitrospinota bacterium encodes:
- a CDS encoding DUF1858 domain-containing protein, translated as MDKNAKLFIKASIIYLGLGVFMGFHLAVFEHARAELRFVHVHMMLLGFLSMMIYGVAYHILPRFNARPVPYPALIPVHFWLANIGLWTMSAFYIMGGYWTGGMPRALFGAAGALEGIAIFIFIVNIWGVLKEEDAPAEAEKFPVTPTPSPTTPTAPSGGEPVKVGPSMKIGDILDKWPHLEEIFNQHGLDSVANPSARATVGKMITLEMAAKKAGVGLFNLIAALEGKKLVTGSDEDAQAPAHPQGYLKLGAQIERGSLAHAKTQIGNLLEVYPEVKPVFESNYGSACFTCPGQKTETVEQTAMMHNMPVEKILDEINGIIQNVI; from the coding sequence ATGGACAAGAACGCGAAACTGTTTATAAAGGCCTCCATAATTTACCTTGGGCTGGGCGTTTTCATGGGGTTTCATCTGGCGGTTTTCGAACACGCCAGGGCGGAGCTACGGTTCGTCCACGTCCACATGATGTTGCTGGGGTTCTTGTCCATGATGATATACGGCGTGGCCTATCACATCCTTCCCCGGTTCAACGCCAGGCCTGTGCCTTACCCCGCGCTTATCCCCGTCCATTTCTGGCTGGCCAACATCGGGCTTTGGACAATGTCCGCGTTTTACATCATGGGCGGGTACTGGACGGGAGGCATGCCAAGAGCATTGTTCGGCGCGGCCGGGGCGCTGGAGGGTATCGCCATTTTCATATTCATCGTGAACATCTGGGGGGTTCTGAAGGAAGAAGACGCGCCCGCCGAGGCGGAAAAGTTCCCGGTGACCCCCACGCCAAGTCCCACTACCCCGACAGCCCCATCAGGCGGGGAGCCGGTAAAAGTGGGCCCTTCCATGAAAATAGGGGACATTCTGGATAAATGGCCCCATCTGGAAGAGATATTTAACCAGCACGGGCTGGACAGCGTGGCCAATCCATCGGCCCGCGCCACCGTTGGCAAGATGATTACCCTGGAAATGGCCGCAAAGAAGGCTGGCGTGGGATTATTCAATCTCATCGCCGCGTTGGAGGGGAAAAAACTTGTAACAGGTTCAGATGAGGATGCGCAGGCTCCGGCGCATCCGCAGGGTTATCTCAAGCTGGGCGCCCAGATTGAACGGGGAAGCCTGGCCCACGCCAAAACGCAGATAGGCAACCTGCTGGAGGTCTATCCGGAAGTGAAGCCCGTGTTCGAGAGCAATTACGGCTCCGCATGTTTCACCTGCCCAGGCCAGAAGACGGAAACGGTGGAGCAGACAGCCATGATGCACAACATGCCTGTTGAGAAAATCCTTGACGAAATAAATGGCATTATCCAGAATGTAATATAG
- a CDS encoding Crp/Fnr family transcriptional regulator — protein MNEQLKKIRLFSKLSDETASWLASRMAIRNYTKGDYLFHEGEDAHKVYLVVKGSVKIVKEFASGKNAIMGIFGPGQMVAEVAAVDSKPYPASCVAMDEVTAAAIPSETFLELFRKAPEVPVMMIVGLGAKLRELTANLGSIAVQPVEKRLARLLSKLSADMGVTTPGGVALTLNMTRKDMAEIIGTSFEVVERSLKKLREDGVISVDGKKITIHKMPALEEIFAD, from the coding sequence ATGAACGAACAACTTAAGAAGATACGGCTGTTTTCAAAACTTTCCGATGAAACCGCTTCGTGGCTGGCGTCCCGGATGGCAATCAGGAATTACACCAAGGGAGACTACCTGTTCCATGAGGGTGAGGACGCCCACAAGGTTTACCTGGTAGTGAAAGGTAGCGTAAAGATAGTTAAAGAATTCGCCAGCGGAAAAAACGCAATCATGGGCATATTCGGCCCGGGGCAGATGGTGGCGGAAGTGGCGGCGGTGGACAGCAAGCCATACCCAGCCTCCTGCGTGGCCATGGATGAGGTGACGGCGGCCGCCATTCCTTCCGAAACGTTCCTGGAGCTTTTCAGGAAAGCGCCGGAAGTGCCTGTAATGATGATAGTGGGGCTTGGCGCAAAACTTAGGGAGCTTACCGCCAACCTGGGCTCCATCGCCGTGCAACCCGTGGAAAAACGCCTGGCCCGGTTGTTGTCCAAACTTTCAGCCGATATGGGCGTAACCACTCCCGGCGGAGTGGCTTTAACGCTGAACATGACAAGAAAAGACATGGCCGAGATTATTGGCACCTCTTTCGAAGTGGTGGAACGGAGCCTGAAAAAATTGCGGGAAGACGGGGTGATCTCGGTGGACGGAAAGAAGATAACCATCCACAAGATGCCCGCGCTGGAAGAAATTTTCGCCGACTGA
- a CDS encoding FAD-dependent oxidoreductase, with protein MSGYVVPLWENKTAPCGGLNGCPANTDIAAALHALSRNEPGKAWRIMMDSHPLRGVLGRVCYGFCETPCNRGKFDQAISIQMLESVIGDHGFDPSYRPAMAARNGKKVLIVGAGPAGLAAGWFLNLAGYKVDIHEADEKAGGVLRYGIPQYRLPREALDREIGLIEACGVEIKTGKKTTPADVKKLLVNGYHAAIVATGAGNGRKAGITGEDKTLNGIEFLRAVNTGKTGPNHFTGKKVVVIGGGNVAMDACRCATRLGAVSVNTLYRRTENEMPAHANEVKQAREEGVVFEFLVAPESYDGKVLKSRKMRLSGDDESGRGKPVPTGEVITTPADVVIMAIGQEPEKWEMTGVSNVFFAGDVLPDSRGTVIHSIAAGKKTAEGVHKLLSGASMFAPSGEEVTYDKMNVKRYFVESARIRNRTAPAKKRIAGFEVIEQVVTLEEGILESNRCFRCGMCIGGLNSDCDWCFRACGDKKGIEKAMVEWTPEGKLFSRGDDCDYCGRCWEDCPRYVVRPVEVEEVE; from the coding sequence ATGAGCGGATATGTAGTTCCCCTCTGGGAAAACAAAACGGCCCCTTGCGGCGGCCTTAACGGTTGCCCGGCCAATACCGATATAGCGGCGGCCCTTCACGCGCTGTCCCGCAACGAGCCCGGAAAGGCCTGGCGCATCATGATGGACAGCCACCCGTTAAGGGGGGTGCTGGGCCGTGTTTGTTACGGTTTTTGCGAAACGCCCTGCAACAGGGGCAAGTTCGACCAGGCGATTTCCATACAGATGCTAGAGTCGGTGATCGGCGACCACGGGTTCGATCCTTCCTACCGCCCGGCAATGGCGGCTCGCAACGGCAAAAAGGTGTTGATAGTGGGCGCTGGCCCCGCCGGTCTTGCGGCTGGCTGGTTCCTCAACCTCGCCGGGTACAAGGTGGATATCCACGAGGCGGATGAAAAGGCCGGTGGCGTATTAAGATACGGCATCCCCCAGTACAGGCTTCCCAGGGAAGCGCTGGACAGGGAGATAGGCCTTATAGAAGCATGTGGCGTGGAAATAAAAACCGGCAAGAAAACAACCCCCGCTGACGTGAAAAAACTCTTGGTCAACGGGTATCATGCGGCCATCGTGGCCACCGGCGCCGGGAATGGCAGGAAAGCCGGAATAACCGGCGAAGACAAAACTTTAAACGGTATCGAGTTCCTTCGCGCCGTCAACACCGGCAAAACCGGCCCAAACCATTTCACCGGGAAGAAAGTGGTGGTAATAGGCGGTGGTAACGTGGCCATGGACGCATGCCGGTGCGCCACCCGGCTTGGGGCCGTATCGGTGAACACACTCTACCGCCGGACAGAAAACGAAATGCCAGCCCACGCAAATGAAGTGAAGCAGGCGCGGGAAGAAGGGGTGGTGTTCGAGTTCCTGGTGGCGCCGGAATCTTACGACGGCAAGGTTTTGAAGAGCCGGAAAATGCGCCTTTCCGGCGACGACGAGTCGGGCCGGGGCAAGCCTGTTCCCACCGGCGAAGTGATAACCACCCCGGCGGACGTGGTGATAATGGCCATCGGCCAGGAGCCGGAGAAATGGGAGATGACCGGCGTCTCCAACGTTTTCTTCGCCGGTGACGTTTTGCCGGACTCCAGGGGGACCGTCATACACTCCATCGCCGCGGGCAAAAAAACGGCTGAGGGCGTTCACAAGCTTCTTTCCGGAGCCTCCATGTTCGCCCCGTCGGGTGAAGAGGTCACCTACGACAAGATGAACGTGAAACGCTATTTCGTTGAATCAGCGCGGATACGCAACCGCACGGCCCCCGCTAAAAAGCGGATTGCCGGTTTTGAAGTGATTGAGCAGGTTGTAACCCTGGAAGAGGGCATTCTGGAATCAAACAGGTGTTTCCGGTGCGGCATGTGCATCGGAGGGTTGAACTCCGATTGCGACTGGTGTTTCCGCGCATGTGGAGATAAAAAGGGAATAGAGAAGGCCATGGTGGAATGGACCCCTGAGGGGAAGCTGTTCAGCCGGGGCGATGATTGCGATTACTGCGGCCGGTGCTGGGAGGATTGCCCCCGTTACGTGGTGCGGCCTGTGGAAGTGGAGGAGGTGGAATGA